ACCGACCCGCCATCTCCCCTCATCAGAGCCGCCTTTTATTTATCGGAGATCCCGCGTCAAGCGCGGGATGACAGAAGTAGGCGTAGGTTGCTCTTCAGTTATTGTCATTAATCGCAGCTTTTTTACCTTTTAAAATAACAAAAATAGTCGAAGCCTCTCTTAATAGGTTCTTATCCAAGCTATATTTATATTCTCTCTTTTACAAAGATAGATATTCCTCAACAGAAAAAACAATTTTTTCCAAGAATAAGCATATAAAAAATATCCTATTCTATCAAAATGATATTTTGTTTATTTCTTAGGTAAGGATTTGAGGGAATGTCAAAACGTCAAATTAACCCGGCTAAGAATCCGTTGGAACGTATGTAGCTACAGATAGATTAAAAATATCTTCTTCTCGCGAGGTTTAGAAATATCATATTTCTATAATATGGAATTAAATATATACATTATATTTATTATATTCCTTTCAAAGTACTATATTGTTTATTTTAAATTATAATTTGTAGTATTTAGATAGATTAATTTAGGTCGAATGATTTGACTAAATAGATGGATTTATGAGTAAAAAAGCCTCAAAGCATCCTATTCTTATTGTTCTTTTTATCGTTTTTTTATACTTATTTTGCATAAAAAGGAAGATGATGATTCGAAAAAATCATCATGATGTTTCGGAAAGAACATCATAATGATTTTTCAAAAACATCATGATGTTTTTTTGAGAGGTATTTCAAGAGCTTAATTGTTAATAATTGACAATTTCTAGTGCCTTATTTGGTAAGTTTTACCCTATATGTGAGCTATCTAAAATAGGATAAATCTCATTTTTTGTAAGTAAAATCCAGACTTCTCTTTCTTTTTGATATAATAGAACTCTCTTGTTTCTTTATAATTTGCCTGTATTTATTAGGTCAAATAGATATCTCGCTACCATTTATCCCAATGAAATGTAAAAGTAAGAATTTAAAAGAATTAATCTAGCGGTAATGTGATTTAATTTATAAAAGCTTGATTGAATGTGAGAAAGTAATTACAAAAGAAATTCCACATGACTGTTACCCCAATAGCGATCACTTTAGCAAAATAAAAAGAAATCTTTCCCTTTTGAATGCATAGCCATATCACTAAGTTATTAATAAATAACCCTATAATAGAAATTGCCAGAAAGGAAAGAAATTCTTGCGATAAGGAAGCATTTGAACTTTTAAAAGTCCAATAACGATTCAAAAGATAGTTGGAACATACAGCTAACGTGAATCCGCAACTGTTTGCGACATATTTTTGCCATTTCAGTATCTCCTTGCAAAAAGCTGTTATACCGAAATCGATCACCATTCCCAAAAGACCTACTAACGAGAACTGGATAAACTTAAAAAATAAATTTTTCATGGAAGGTAGAGATAGATTTATAAATGTATGTATTTGGACTAAGTTCATTTAATAATAGTTTTTCCTGATTCTTTATTCAGTGGGTTCTAAGCGTTGTTTCTCTGTAATTTGTTTTCTCTTAAAAGTATCCCTGCAAAAAACTGCAAGTTATAAGAAGAACACTTTTTTCTCATTTTACCCTAATGGGAAAGTGCTAAATATGGCTTTTATATGTATTGGAAAGTTAATGATGAGAAATAGTGCGTTTTTTCATTAGGGTAAAATCAAAGAAAGTTGTTCCTCTTATAACATAACGATTAAATAACCCAGAGATAATCTGACGTATATCTAATAGAAT
This genomic interval from Parabacteroides pacaensis contains the following:
- a CDS encoding GtrA family protein, with the protein product MKNLFFKFIQFSLVGLLGMVIDFGITAFCKEILKWQKYVANSCGFTLAVCSNYLLNRYWTFKSSNASLSQEFLSFLAISIIGLFINNLVIWLCIQKGKISFYFAKVIAIGVTVMWNFFCNYFLTFNQAFIN